A genomic window from Maledivibacter sp. includes:
- the spoIIR gene encoding stage II sporulation protein R, with protein MKNKKIYIVGTIVFALIASVISIYTIDVYKNRESFKENLIRFHVIANSDASFDQALKLKVRDKVLKEMSSKFDTRDINEAKEILTDNLDYIEEIAMEEIKKNGFDYPVKIALEEHDFPTKNYGNITLPAGNYQALRVVIGDGQGKNWWCVLFPPLCFIDVKNGLTDDKTKNELKTVLSEDEYNMISAAASQEGELPIKLKFKVVEILEKSKWKLSKIVWNKK; from the coding sequence ATGAAGAATAAAAAAATCTATATTGTTGGAACCATAGTTTTTGCACTTATAGCTTCTGTTATATCTATTTATACCATTGATGTATACAAAAATAGGGAAAGCTTTAAAGAAAACCTAATAAGATTTCATGTCATAGCAAATAGTGATGCGTCCTTCGATCAAGCCCTTAAGCTAAAGGTGAGGGATAAGGTTTTAAAGGAAATGAGTAGCAAATTTGATACCAGGGATATAAATGAAGCCAAGGAAATTTTAACAGATAACTTAGATTATATTGAAGAAATAGCAATGGAAGAGATAAAGAAAAATGGTTTTGATTATCCTGTGAAGATAGCATTGGAGGAACATGATTTTCCAACAAAAAACTATGGTAATATAACCTTGCCAGCTGGAAATTATCAAGCTTTAAGGGTGGTTATTGGAGATGGACAAGGGAAAAACTGGTGGTGTGTTCTATTCCCACCCCTATGCTTTATTGATGTGAAAAATGGTTTAACCGATGATAAAACAAAGAATGAATTAAAAACAGTATTGTCAGAAGATGAGTATAATATGATAAGTGCTGCGGCTTCACAAGAAGGAGAACTACCTATAAAGCTAAAATTTAAGGTGGTAGAGATATTAGAAAAATCAAAATGGAAGTTAAGTAAAATTGTATGGAATAAGAAATAA
- a CDS encoding lysine 5,6-aminomutase subunit alpha translates to MQSKLNLDKELIQRARSSAGSIAEDMQGFIDKHTTVTVERTIARLLGIDGIDDIEKPLPNVVVDHIKEGGGLSRGVSYWLGNAIVNTSKTAQEIAEEISTGQLDIMKLPAAEEEKIKEEINKLAVKMVSIIKANRETRENFINDIGEGPKPYLYVIVATGNIYEDVLQAQAAARQGADIIAVIRTTAQSLLDYVPYGATTEGFGGTYATQENFKIMRKALDEVGKEVGRYIRLCNYCSGLCMPEIAAMGAIERLDVMLNDALYGILFRDINMQRTLVDQYFSRVINGFAGIIINTGEDNYLTTSDAVEEAHTVLASQFINEQFALKAGIPEEQMGLGHAFEMNPNIENGFLLELAQAQMAREIFPNAPLKYMPPTKFMTGNIFKGHIQDALFNMVAIMTGQSLQLLGMLTEAIHTPLLHDRALSIENAKYIFENMRNLGDEIQFKKDGIIQRRAVEVLEKAGAMLEGIEKEGLFNIIEEGKFAGVKRPFNGGKGLDGVLVKDEKYFNPFIDLMLGGAK, encoded by the coding sequence ATGCAAAGCAAATTAAATCTGGATAAGGAGCTGATTCAAAGGGCTCGAAGTTCTGCTGGAAGTATTGCCGAGGATATGCAGGGCTTTATTGACAAGCATACTACGGTAACCGTTGAAAGAACAATAGCAAGACTACTAGGGATAGATGGAATAGATGACATTGAAAAACCCCTTCCAAATGTTGTTGTAGATCACATCAAAGAAGGTGGTGGACTTTCAAGGGGAGTAAGCTATTGGCTAGGTAATGCCATAGTTAACACAAGTAAGACAGCTCAGGAGATCGCAGAAGAAATCAGTACGGGACAGCTGGATATTATGAAGCTGCCAGCCGCTGAGGAAGAAAAAATAAAGGAAGAAATCAATAAATTGGCAGTTAAAATGGTAAGTATCATCAAGGCAAATAGAGAAACAAGGGAAAACTTCATAAATGATATTGGGGAGGGGCCAAAGCCGTATCTTTATGTAATAGTTGCAACGGGGAATATATATGAAGATGTACTTCAAGCTCAAGCAGCAGCAAGGCAAGGAGCAGACATAATAGCGGTAATCAGGACAACTGCTCAAAGTCTTTTGGATTATGTACCCTACGGAGCGACCACCGAGGGCTTTGGGGGAACCTATGCGACCCAAGAGAACTTCAAGATAATGAGAAAGGCCTTAGATGAGGTTGGCAAAGAAGTAGGAAGATATATTAGACTTTGTAATTATTGTTCTGGACTATGTATGCCGGAGATAGCGGCTATGGGGGCCATAGAAAGACTTGATGTAATGCTCAATGATGCCCTATATGGAATACTTTTTAGAGATATAAACATGCAAAGAACCCTTGTGGATCAGTACTTTTCTAGGGTAATCAATGGCTTTGCAGGTATCATCATAAATACTGGAGAAGACAACTATCTGACTACTTCAGATGCGGTTGAAGAAGCCCATACGGTTTTAGCGTCACAATTTATCAACGAACAATTTGCTTTAAAAGCAGGGATACCCGAGGAACAAATGGGACTGGGTCATGCCTTTGAAATGAATCCCAATATAGAGAATGGCTTCCTTTTAGAGCTTGCCCAGGCACAAATGGCCAGGGAGATATTTCCTAATGCTCCTTTAAAATATATGCCTCCAACTAAATTTATGACAGGAAATATATTTAAAGGACATATCCAGGATGCCCTGTTCAATATGGTGGCTATCATGACGGGACAAAGCCTACAGCTTTTAGGGATGCTAACGGAGGCAATCCATACTCCCCTCCTTCACGATAGGGCTTTATCCATAGAAAATGCTAAATATATATTTGAGAATATGAGAAATCTTGGGGATGAAATTCAGTTCAAAAAAGACGGTATTATTCAAAGAAGAGCCGTAGAAGTACTTGAAAAAGCAGGGGCTATGCTTGAAGGAATTGAAAAGGAAGGCTTGTTTAATATAATAGAAGAAGGAAAATTTGCGGGAGTCAAGAGACCGTTTAATGGTGGAAAAGGCTTGGATGGTGTATTAGTTAAGGATGAAAAATACTTTAATCCATTTATTGACCTTATGCTAGGGGGGGCTAAATAA
- a CDS encoding DALR anticodon-binding domain-containing protein: protein MKIKQKLQGILVQAIKEITDISLNSKDVAINIPKKKEHGNFSSNIAMKLSGRANMNPKELGENIKKYLMARTDFIKDIRLMGPGFLNFYLKEESFIKENIMGVENGDFKNFKLKTKNKIVKVAIVLNKLEDIFRLESLRAFINMYYLGNIYSFAGFKVRKLVVVKNYDEDLNIKYFISNFKDIEIVLNEEELKDSITLCSTLDQGIFKGLDDKRFILEDVNIYKNGLKLKDVALSGLLQWIELDRIKYTLCSKAITSEMDIELTKDKLRYIQYPYSRIMSLINIFKAQGMDIDEVKDFNEELLTNPLELEMINKISSFKDTILSTISQNQPYKLIKYTNELCDIFYKINSSTLYRKLSKERLVALLRLFNVFKIVLKEILDILELPAYEKM from the coding sequence ATGAAAATCAAACAAAAACTACAAGGTATTTTGGTACAAGCCATAAAAGAAATAACAGATATATCTTTAAATTCAAAGGATGTAGCCATTAATATTCCAAAGAAAAAAGAACATGGTAATTTTTCTTCAAACATTGCCATGAAGCTGTCGGGAAGGGCAAATATGAATCCTAAGGAATTAGGAGAAAATATAAAAAAGTATCTTATGGCTAGAACTGATTTTATTAAGGATATTAGGCTCATGGGGCCGGGCTTCCTAAATTTCTATTTAAAAGAAGAAAGCTTTATAAAAGAAAATATCATGGGTGTAGAAAATGGAGATTTTAAAAATTTTAAGCTCAAAACTAAAAATAAAATTGTAAAGGTAGCCATAGTTCTAAATAAACTTGAGGATATATTTCGCCTTGAAAGTCTTAGGGCATTTATAAACATGTACTATTTGGGAAACATATATAGCTTTGCAGGATTTAAAGTTAGAAAGCTTGTTGTGGTAAAAAATTATGATGAAGATTTAAACATAAAGTACTTCATATCGAATTTTAAAGATATAGAAATAGTTTTAAATGAAGAGGAATTAAAGGACAGTATCACCCTTTGTTCTACCTTAGACCAAGGTATATTCAAAGGACTTGATGATAAAAGATTTATACTTGAAGATGTAAATATATATAAAAATGGATTAAAGCTGAAGGATGTTGCTTTAAGTGGCCTATTGCAGTGGATAGAACTCGATAGGATTAAATATACTCTTTGCAGTAAGGCAATAACTAGTGAAATGGATATAGAGCTGACCAAGGATAAATTGAGATATATTCAATATCCATATAGCAGGATAATGTCATTGATAAATATTTTTAAAGCCCAAGGAATGGATATAGATGAAGTAAAGGATTTTAACGAAGAACTTTTAACTAATCCCTTGGAATTAGAAATGATAAACAAAATATCAAGCTTTAAAGATACAATACTTAGTACCATAAGCCAAAATCAACCCTATAAACTCATAAAATACACAAATGAGCTATGCGATATTTTTTATAAAATAAATTCATCTACACTATATAGAAAATTAAGTAAAGAAAGATTAGTAGCCTTACTAAGGTTATTTAATGTTTTTAAAATAGTTTTAAAGGAAATATTAGATATATTGGAATTACCCGCTTATGAGAAGATGTAA
- a CDS encoding D-alanine--D-alanine ligase yields MDNKINVGVVFGGKSAEHEVSLMSATSIIEAIDKEKYNIIPIGITMEGGWMIYNGPVEKIENGEWEGISNKLLRDKPKENAFSIIPIGKKECEASSEIPHELGNKIDVIFPVLHGPYGEDGTIQGLLEMADIPYVGAGVLSSALCMDKVYAKKIFELQGLNVVEYFVVLRHKLKTNIDDYIALIEEKFEYPVFIKPANMGSSVGISKAYNREALIAGLNDAAKHDRKILVERSINCREMECAVLGNDDPKASVVGEIVPSHEFYDYESKYFDDGKSKLIIPGNIPKNISDEVRKMAVIAYQALECSGLSRVDFFLEGETNRVYINEINTMPGFTKYSMYPLLWQETGLPYDELIDKLIQLALERHKEKNLD; encoded by the coding sequence ATGGATAACAAGATTAATGTAGGTGTGGTTTTTGGTGGTAAATCTGCTGAACATGAGGTTTCTCTTATGTCAGCCACATCCATAATAGAAGCTATAGATAAAGAGAAATACAACATAATTCCTATTGGTATAACAATGGAAGGCGGTTGGATGATATATAATGGCCCCGTAGAAAAGATAGAGAATGGTGAATGGGAAGGCATCTCAAATAAATTGCTTAGGGATAAGCCCAAAGAAAATGCTTTTTCAATTATTCCCATAGGAAAAAAGGAGTGTGAAGCCTCCAGTGAGATTCCCCATGAACTGGGAAATAAAATAGATGTTATTTTCCCAGTACTTCACGGCCCCTATGGTGAGGACGGAACTATACAAGGACTTTTAGAAATGGCTGATATTCCATATGTGGGGGCAGGAGTGTTATCATCGGCTTTATGTATGGATAAGGTATATGCGAAAAAAATATTTGAACTACAGGGTTTAAATGTTGTAGAATATTTTGTTGTATTGAGGCATAAGCTAAAAACCAATATAGATGATTATATTGCCCTAATAGAGGAAAAATTTGAATATCCCGTATTTATAAAACCGGCAAATATGGGTTCGAGTGTGGGTATATCGAAGGCTTATAATAGGGAAGCATTGATTGCAGGATTAAATGACGCAGCAAAACATGACAGGAAAATATTAGTTGAGAGAAGTATAAATTGTAGAGAAATGGAATGTGCAGTATTGGGTAATGATGACCCAAAGGCCTCTGTTGTGGGAGAAATTGTACCATCCCACGAGTTTTATGATTATGAGTCTAAATATTTTGATGATGGCAAATCAAAACTAATAATTCCTGGGAATATTCCAAAGAATATATCCGATGAAGTAAGAAAAATGGCCGTAATTGCATATCAAGCCTTAGAGTGTAGCGGATTATCAAGGGTGGATTTTTTCTTGGAAGGGGAAACCAATAGGGTATATATAAATGAAATAAATACAATGCCGGGATTCACAAAATACAGCATGTATCCCTTGCTATGGCAAGAAACGGGATTACCCTATGATGAGTTAATAGATAAGTTAATCCAGTTGGCATTAGAGAGGCATAAAGAGAAAAATTTAGATTAA
- a CDS encoding zinc-binding dehydrogenase, with translation MKKGCKFGTHRVIEPKGTLPQPAWKIDNDMEIYDNEILINVQTLNIDSASFTQIKEKAEGKEEKIKEVMLDIVGQRGKHHNPVTGSGGMLIGTIEKIGPALDGKTDLKVGDKIATLVSLSLTPLRIDSIKEVRKDIDQVDIEGKAILFESGIYAVIPDDMPENLALSVLDVAGAPAQTAKLVKPGDTVLVIGGTGKSGMLCLYEAKKRAGITGKVICLGRSERSLEKVRKAGLADEYIIADATKAVEVMEKVGEVTDGQMADVTINCVNIPNTEMSSILATKDDGLIYFFSMATSFTKAALGAEGVGMDTTMIIGNGYTKGHAKISLEIMRESKVLRDLYEELYA, from the coding sequence ATGAAAAAAGGATGTAAGTTTGGAACACACAGGGTAATTGAACCAAAGGGTACATTGCCACAACCAGCATGGAAAATAGACAACGATATGGAAATCTACGACAATGAGATATTGATTAACGTACAGACTCTCAATATCGATTCTGCGAGCTTTACTCAAATCAAGGAAAAGGCAGAGGGAAAAGAAGAAAAAATCAAGGAAGTAATGTTGGACATAGTAGGGCAAAGAGGAAAACATCATAATCCTGTAACTGGTTCCGGCGGTATGCTTATAGGTACTATTGAAAAAATTGGACCAGCTTTAGATGGAAAAACTGATCTCAAAGTAGGAGATAAGATTGCTACCTTGGTTTCTTTATCCCTTACACCCCTTAGAATTGATAGCATCAAAGAAGTAAGAAAGGATATAGACCAAGTAGATATAGAGGGTAAGGCCATTCTATTTGAAAGCGGTATCTATGCTGTAATACCAGATGATATGCCAGAAAATCTTGCATTATCCGTATTGGATGTTGCTGGAGCCCCTGCTCAAACTGCCAAACTAGTGAAGCCTGGAGATACAGTCCTTGTAATTGGTGGAACTGGGAAATCAGGTATGCTGTGTCTTTACGAAGCTAAGAAAAGAGCAGGAATAACTGGAAAGGTTATTTGTCTTGGACGTAGTGAAAGAAGCTTAGAAAAAGTTAGAAAAGCAGGTCTTGCAGATGAATATATAATAGCTGATGCAACTAAGGCGGTAGAGGTTATGGAAAAGGTGGGTGAAGTTACGGATGGACAGATGGCCGATGTAACTATCAACTGTGTAAATATTCCAAATACTGAAATGTCAAGTATACTAGCTACTAAAGACGACGGACTTATATATTTCTTTAGTATGGCAACTAGCTTTACTAAGGCTGCCCTTGGAGCAGAAGGCGTAGGAATGGATACAACAATGATAATAGGAAACGGCTACACAAAAGGACACGCAAAAATATCCCTTGAAATAATGAGAGAAAGTAAAGTGCTTAGAGATTTATATGAAGAGCTTTATGCGTAA
- the ablA gene encoding lysine 2,3-aminomutase → MRHYSEIELWKNVTDEQWNDWHWQVRNRISKVEDLKKVINITPEEEEGIHNALKTLRMGITPYYALLMDKDDPHCPVRMQAVPTLYETYISDADLDDPLHEDTDSPVPGLTHRYPDRVLFLITDMCSMYCRHCTRRRFAGQKDDESPLNNIDKAIEYIRNTPVVRDVLLSGGDCLLVSDERLEYIIKKLREIPHVEVIRLGTRTPVVLPQRITPKLVEMLKKYHPIWLNMHFNHSKEVTPEAEKACELLANAGIPLGNQSVLLRGINDCVHVMKKLMHDLVKMRVRPYYIYQCDLSAGIEHFRTPVSKGIEIIEGLRGHTSGYAVPTFVVDAPGGGGKIPVMPNYLISQSPDKVILRNYEGVITTYTEPKGYKEECTCPICKGEKEQKITGVAGLLQGNQLALEPSDLERRKRGHHE, encoded by the coding sequence ATGAGACATTATTCAGAAATTGAATTGTGGAAAAATGTTACTGATGAGCAGTGGAATGATTGGCATTGGCAGGTTAGAAACCGTATTTCAAAGGTGGAAGACCTAAAGAAGGTTATTAATATCACACCGGAAGAAGAAGAGGGGATACATAATGCCCTTAAAACATTGAGAATGGGAATTACGCCCTACTATGCACTTCTAATGGATAAGGATGATCCCCATTGTCCAGTAAGAATGCAGGCAGTGCCAACATTATATGAAACATATATAAGTGACGCTGACCTAGATGATCCATTACATGAAGACACTGATTCACCTGTTCCTGGTCTTACCCATAGATATCCCGATAGAGTGTTGTTTCTCATAACAGATATGTGTTCCATGTATTGTAGACACTGTACTAGAAGAAGATTTGCCGGTCAAAAAGATGATGAAAGCCCATTAAACAACATAGACAAGGCCATAGAATATATAAGAAATACTCCAGTGGTTAGAGATGTATTACTATCAGGTGGAGACTGTTTATTGGTATCCGATGAAAGATTAGAATATATCATCAAAAAACTTAGGGAAATACCCCATGTTGAGGTCATAAGACTGGGAACAAGGACTCCCGTGGTTCTTCCACAAAGAATCACACCTAAACTTGTGGAAATGCTTAAAAAATATCATCCCATTTGGTTAAATATGCACTTTAATCACTCAAAGGAAGTAACCCCAGAGGCAGAAAAGGCTTGCGAATTGTTGGCAAATGCGGGTATTCCCCTAGGTAATCAATCGGTTCTATTAAGGGGAATAAATGATTGTGTTCATGTAATGAAAAAGCTTATGCATGATCTAGTTAAAATGAGAGTAAGACCCTATTATATATATCAATGTGATCTATCGGCGGGAATAGAACACTTTAGAACTCCGGTCTCAAAGGGAATAGAAATAATAGAAGGATTAAGGGGACACACATCGGGATATGCAGTACCAACCTTTGTTGTGGATGCTCCCGGTGGCGGTGGTAAAATACCAGTAATGCCGAATTATTTAATCTCCCAATCACCGGATAAGGTTATACTTAGAAACTACGAAGGCGTTATCACAACATATACTGAACCAAAGGGATACAAAGAAGAGTGTACATGTCCTATATGCAAAGGAGAAAAAGAACAGAAAATCACAGGGGTAGCTGGCTTGCTTCAAGGGAATCAACTTGCTCTAGAACCATCAGACCTAGAAAGACGTAAAAGAGGACACCATGAGTAA
- the ypeB gene encoding germination protein YpeB, with protein sequence MKRRNITVVVLVIALVISGLWGFWQFRDKKQYYTFLDNQFQRMFYDLIGSVETISTDISKLLVSSQKKENVVLYSNILMNAYNAQDNLAQLPIKHGEVNKIEKFLNQVGDYTFALSRKNLNGDQLTEKDIENLEKLQGYAVELGKDLHNLHDKALKGSVWKGELRRKGTEKLNKEAKKKSEIQVKLVKFQERMIEYPELIYDGPFSEHAIQGMKPRLKGKNISEEEARKKAVEFVGGGSVEKTSKSEENDSKISTYSFTLKPQNKEGGKQNPIYIDISKMSGQTVLMLNNRKIEKSNISGPQAVKMASKFLEEKGFKNMKPTFNLKTDNVLVINYVHMQDDIIMYPDLIKVKVALDNGTIVGFDSTKYLTSNYKRNIQRPKLTPQEAREKVSVRVETVEKPRLCYIPTPYLKEIFCYEFEVKYKGDTFFVYINARTGVEEKILKLIKRENGILMI encoded by the coding sequence ATGAAAAGAAGAAATATCACTGTTGTCGTATTGGTCATAGCACTGGTTATATCAGGGCTTTGGGGATTCTGGCAGTTTAGGGATAAAAAACAGTACTATACATTTTTAGACAATCAATTCCAAAGAATGTTTTATGATTTGATTGGTAGCGTTGAAACCATTTCTACGGATATATCAAAGCTCTTGGTTTCCTCCCAGAAAAAAGAAAATGTAGTTCTTTATTCAAATATCCTAATGAATGCATACAATGCACAGGATAACCTGGCACAGCTGCCAATTAAACATGGAGAAGTAAATAAAATAGAGAAATTCTTAAATCAAGTTGGTGATTATACCTTTGCTTTGTCTAGGAAAAATCTTAATGGAGATCAATTAACTGAAAAGGATATAGAAAATCTAGAAAAGCTTCAAGGTTATGCAGTGGAACTGGGAAAAGATTTACATAATCTTCATGATAAAGCTTTAAAGGGTAGTGTATGGAAGGGTGAACTTAGACGTAAGGGGACAGAAAAACTCAACAAAGAGGCGAAAAAGAAGAGTGAGATACAAGTAAAGCTAGTAAAGTTTCAAGAACGAATGATAGAGTACCCCGAGCTTATATATGATGGGCCTTTTTCAGAACATGCTATTCAAGGAATGAAACCCAGATTAAAGGGTAAGAACATAAGTGAAGAAGAGGCAAGAAAAAAAGCAGTAGAGTTTGTGGGTGGAGGAAGTGTAGAAAAAACTAGCAAGAGTGAAGAAAATGATAGTAAGATAAGTACCTACAGCTTTACATTAAAACCTCAAAATAAGGAAGGCGGCAAGCAAAATCCAATCTATATTGACATAAGCAAGATGAGTGGGCAGACAGTACTGATGTTGAACAATAGAAAAATAGAAAAATCCAATATATCCGGGCCACAGGCGGTGAAAATGGCTTCAAAGTTTTTAGAAGAAAAGGGATTTAAGAATATGAAACCCACATTCAACCTAAAGACGGATAATGTATTAGTGATTAATTATGTACATATGCAGGATGATATTATTATGTATCCCGACTTGATAAAGGTTAAGGTTGCCCTTGATAATGGTACAATCGTTGGATTTGATTCAACAAAATATCTTACATCAAATTATAAGAGGAATATCCAAAGGCCTAAATTAACTCCCCAGGAAGCCAGGGAAAAGGTTAGTGTCAGAGTCGAAACCGTAGAAAAACCAAGGCTTTGTTATATACCAACACCCTATTTAAAGGAAATTTTCTGTTATGAATTTGAAGTCAAGTATAAAGGAGATACCTTCTTTGTATATATAAATGCTAGAACTGGAGTGGAAGAAAAAATACTTAAACTTATAAAGAGGGAAAATGGAATATTGATGATTTAA
- a CDS encoding DUF1934 domain-containing protein, with protein sequence MKNVMLKIKGTQMPTGSDEDNIELITEGKFYDKDNAKYIVYEESELSGMEGCTTTLKITGNKVEMKRFGKATSQLVFEKGKRYVTNYSTPYGNFRMEILTKKLELGINEDIKGSISLEYQISLQGLAEGTNKLDIEIM encoded by the coding sequence ATGAAGAATGTAATGTTAAAGATAAAGGGAACACAAATGCCTACGGGTAGTGACGAAGACAATATAGAGCTTATAACCGAAGGTAAATTTTATGACAAGGACAATGCAAAGTATATAGTATATGAGGAGTCGGAATTATCCGGAATGGAGGGCTGTACCACTACCCTAAAGATTACAGGTAATAAGGTTGAAATGAAAAGATTTGGCAAGGCTACATCCCAACTAGTATTTGAAAAGGGGAAAAGATACGTAACCAATTATAGTACACCCTATGGTAATTTCAGGATGGAGATACTTACCAAAAAGCTTGAGCTAGGAATCAATGAAGATATAAAGGGCAGTATATCCCTGGAATATCAAATAAGCTTACAAGGGCTAGCCGAGGGTACTAATAAGCTGGATATAGAGATAATGTGA
- the sleB gene encoding spore cortex-lytic enzyme, with product MLKKITAVVCGILIAVFSISIFAMDIYFSRALAQETLYWGSRGNEVKLLQQTLKKWGYYDGPVDAVYGGGTFTAVKEFQRKNGLSVDGVVGAQTAKALGLKIGDNKPSGSGGGSKYTSGNKGVSRNEDVSLMAKAITGEARGEPYKGQVAVGAVILNRVKSPTFPNTIAGVIYQPGAFTAVSDGQINMAPVESCSKAARDAMNGWDPTYGALYYWNPATATSKWIWSRKVRVKIGKHWFGD from the coding sequence ATCTTGAAAAAGATCACCGCCGTAGTGTGCGGAATTTTGATAGCTGTATTTAGTATTTCAATCTTTGCTATGGATATTTACTTTAGCAGAGCCTTGGCACAGGAAACTCTTTACTGGGGATCGAGGGGAAATGAAGTTAAGCTTCTTCAACAAACCCTTAAAAAATGGGGATATTATGATGGCCCTGTGGATGCAGTTTATGGAGGAGGAACATTTACAGCCGTTAAGGAGTTTCAAAGAAAAAATGGTTTATCAGTAGATGGTGTTGTGGGAGCCCAAACGGCAAAGGCCTTGGGGCTGAAAATCGGTGACAATAAGCCTAGTGGTAGTGGTGGAGGTAGTAAATATACATCCGGTAATAAAGGGGTGTCTAGAAATGAAGATGTAAGTTTAATGGCGAAGGCGATTACTGGAGAAGCCAGAGGGGAGCCTTATAAGGGACAGGTTGCAGTTGGGGCAGTAATATTGAATAGGGTTAAGAGTCCCACATTCCCAAATACAATAGCAGGGGTAATATATCAACCCGGGGCTTTTACCGCAGTTTCAGATGGACAGATAAATATGGCACCTGTAGAAAGCTGTTCAAAGGCAGCTAGGGATGCCATGAATGGATGGGATCCTACCTATGGTGCCCTCTATTATTGGAATCCTGCAACCGCAACGAGTAAATGGATATGGAGTCGTAAAGTAAGGGTAAAGATAGGGAAACATTGGTTTGGAGACTAG
- a CDS encoding sigma 54-interacting transcriptional regulator, translating into MDNLLRGKNVDIILDYVSDGIQVIDRKGKIVYCNRMAAILDDINREDVIGKHVFNIYPSLEEQTSTLFRVLRVGIPIYNVEQSFTNYKGKKITTINSTLPIKLNGKVVGAIEISRNITDVKVLSEKVIDLQNKIYGGRGNEGVKDDEVGFSFEDIVGNSKELLRIKSIAAKAAVTMSPILVYGDTGTGKELLVQAIHNAGGRKNKSFVAQNCAALPSNLLEGILFGTVKGSFTDAADRPGLFELAHGGTLFLDEINSMPLQLQAKLLRVLQDGRIRRLGDIKTTKVDVRVIAATNLAPEIALEKGLLRKDLYYRINAITIGIPDLKDRKEDIPLLTEHFIKKYNKILYRNIKGISGEVASIFQSYNWPGNIRELEHVIEGAMNIIDEDTITMDYLPKKLIEFYEEMSINAVTEDLPLKDALENLERKMIKNALKATENNISQAAALLDIPRQTLQYKIKKYS; encoded by the coding sequence ATGGATAATCTATTAAGGGGAAAAAATGTTGATATAATTTTAGATTATGTCAGCGATGGAATTCAGGTTATAGATAGGAAGGGGAAGATAGTCTATTGTAACAGGATGGCTGCTATTTTGGATGATATCAATAGGGAGGATGTAATTGGAAAGCATGTATTCAATATCTATCCATCCCTTGAGGAACAGACCAGCACCCTTTTTCGTGTTCTTAGGGTCGGAATTCCTATATATAACGTAGAACAAAGCTTTACCAACTATAAGGGAAAGAAGATTACTACTATAAACTCAACTTTGCCCATAAAGCTGAATGGCAAGGTCGTTGGAGCCATAGAAATATCAAGGAACATAACGGATGTGAAGGTTTTATCTGAAAAGGTTATAGATCTACAAAATAAGATATATGGTGGTAGGGGTAATGAAGGTGTGAAGGATGATGAGGTAGGATTTTCCTTTGAGGACATAGTCGGTAATAGCAAAGAACTTCTAAGGATAAAATCCATAGCTGCTAAGGCGGCGGTCACCATGTCACCTATACTTGTCTATGGAGATACGGGGACAGGTAAAGAGCTTTTAGTACAGGCTATACACAATGCAGGGGGAAGAAAGAATAAATCCTTTGTTGCTCAGAACTGTGCCGCATTACCATCAAATCTTCTTGAAGGCATATTATTTGGAACCGTTAAAGGAAGCTTTACCGATGCTGCGGATAGACCGGGACTATTTGAACTTGCCCACGGGGGAACATTGTTTTTGGATGAAATCAACTCAATGCCACTCCAGCTTCAAGCCAAGCTCCTAAGAGTCCTACAGGATGGAAGAATCAGAAGGCTTGGAGATATAAAAACCACCAAGGTGGATGTTAGAGTTATTGCGGCAACAAATCTTGCACCGGAAATAGCCCTTGAGAAGGGCTTGCTCAGGAAGGACCTATACTATAGGATCAATGCAATCACCATAGGAATACCAGATTTGAAGGATAGAAAGGAAGATATCCCTCTTTTAACTGAGCATTTCATAAAAAAGTATAACAAAATATTATATAGAAATATAAAGGGAATCTCTGGAGAGGTAGCATCTATATTTCAAAGCTACAACTGGCCCGGCAATATAAGGGAGCTGGAGCATGTCATTGAAGGAGCCATGAATATCATAGATGAAGATACGATAACCATGGACTATCTGCCAAAAAAACTAATAGAATTTTATGAGGAAATGAGTATAAATGCTGTGACGGAAGACCTTCCCTTAAAGGATGCCCTAGAAAATCTTGAAAGAAAAATGATAAAAAATGCCCTCAAAGCCACCGAAAATAACATAAGTCAAGCAGCAGCCCTTCTAGATATACCTAGACAAACACTTCAGTATAAGATAAAGAAATATAGTTAA